The following proteins are encoded in a genomic region of Candida albicans SC5314 chromosome 4, complete sequence:
- a CDS encoding uncharacterized protein (Ortholog(s) have histone demethylase activity (H3-K36 specific), histone demethylase activity (H3-K9 specific), sequence-specific DNA binding and transcriptional repressor activity, more) yields MQSVYPHKTTLHIEPSYYDNGVPVFQPTMHEFRDFYNFNKAINKYGMQSGIVKVIPPTQWVSRVQKCYTESNLEQVSIQNPIVQSINTNAPGIYQSQNIERYKKYSIFQWKEMAKTRKPPRRKQRGKSETETHSKDIPFYNINTSQYTDDRCKELETNYWRSLSYSEPMYGADTMGSVFDKSITAWNVAHLPNLLDLMEEKLPGVNQAYLYAGLWKASFAWHLEDQDLYSINYLHFGAPKQWYSIPQSQHEEFYALMVDLFRDEFKQCSEFLRHKTFMVSPAYLEKHGIRVNHTIHREGEFIITYPYGYHAGFNYDYNLAESVNFALDDWFEFGKRTKKCECISDSVGINIKHLWEKYYGTKYEAVKEEDGRDGGLEADSDGSIEVVKVEKIQRKCRKRKQDNVHITNTHESVSTKRPHKQPDIPRECALCPNTLQHTKYSHSALFELLQADTYGTTPERPRRVHKICASMFPHQLKCDFKTNTVHGLDDITKNQKKLRCGVCRQSEMGACFQCSYKKCTRAFHGTCGLVDGVQYDFDSGEAFCKFHRQGPTSAEFKVGMYVQFLFNHGVYFGQLVNLGDGDVEVEVYPSAQDVIEIPTTSIINVV; encoded by the coding sequence ATGCAATCAGTGTATCCCCACAAGACAACTCTACATATAGAGCCCAGCTACTACGACAATGGCGTTCCAGTGTTCCAACCTACAATGCACGAATTCCGAGACTTTTACAACTTCAACAAGGCAATCAACAAATACGGAATGCAGTCGGGCATAGTAAAGGTGATTCCACCTACTCAATGGGTTCTGCGAGTGCAGAAATGCTACACCGAGAGTAATCTAGAACAAGTGTCTATCCAGAACCCCATAGTGCAGAGCATCAACACAAATGCACCAGGGATATACCAACTGCAGAACATCGAGCGATATAAAAAGTATTCGATATTCCAATGGAAGGAGATGGCCAAGACACGCAAGCCACCACGACGGAAACAGAGAGGTAAATCAGAAACAGAGACCCACTCAAAAGATATTCCATTCTACAACATTAACACTAGTCAGTATACCGACGATCGGTGCAAAGAGCTCGAGACCAACTATTGGAGGTCGCTCTCGTACTCCGAGCCAATGTACGGAGCAGACACCATGGGTTCTGTGTTTGACAAGTCGATAACGGCGTGGAATGTGGCACACCTACCGAACTTGCTCGATCTAATGGAGGAGAAACTACCAGGGGTGAACCAGGCATATTTGTACGCGGGGTTGTGGAAGGCATCGTTTGCATGGCATTTGGAAGACCAGGACTTGTATCTGATAAATTACTTGCACTTTGGAGCACCAAAACAATGGTACCTGATACCACAGAGCCAGCACGAAGAGTTCTACGCATTGATGGTTGATTTATTCCGCGATGAGTTCAAACAGTGCAGTGAGTTCCTCCGACACAAGACATTTATGGTGTCGCCCGCGTACCTTGAAAAACACGGCATTAGAGTGAACCACACGATACACCGAGAGGGTGAGTTTATTATCACATACCCATACGGATACCATGCGGGGTTCAACTACGACTACAACTTGGCAGAGTCGGTGAACTTTGCGTTGGACGACTGGTTTGAGTTTGGGAAACGCACAAAAAAGTGTGAGTGCATTAGTGATTCTGTTGGGATAAATATCAAGCATTTATGGGAAAAGTATTACGGTACGAAGTACGAGGCAGTGAAAGAGGAAGATGGTCGGGATGGCGGACTTGAAGCTGACTCTGATGGTTCGATAGAAGTGGTCAAGGTAGAGAAGATCCAACGCAAGTGTCGCAAGAGAAAACAAGACAATGTCCACATTACAAATACACATGAGAGTGTGTCCACCAAGAGACCACACAAACAACCAGACATCCCTCGTGAATGTGCTCTTTGTCCCAACACACTTCAACACACAAAATACTCCCATTCCGCTTTATTCGAGTTGCTACAAGCTGATACGTATGGCACAACACCTGAGAGGCCCCGTCGAGTGCACAAGATATGTGCTAGTATGTTCCCTCATCAACTTAAGTGCGACTTTAAAACTAACACAGTACACGGACTAGACGATATTACCAAGAACCAGAAGAAACTACGCTGTGGTGTTTGTCGTCAGAGTGAGATGGGAGCATGTTTCCAATGCAGTTATAAGAAATGCACTCGAGCATTCCATGGAACTTGTGGGTTGGTTGATGGAGTTCAGtatgattttgattctGGAGAAGCATTCTGTAAATTCCACCGCCAGGGCCCCACATCAGCAGAGTTCAAAGTTGGAATGTATGTGCAGTTTTTGTTCAACCACGGAGTATATTTTGGACAATTAGTCAATTTGGGAGATGGGGATGTTGAGGTTGAGGTGTATCCTTCTGCTCAAGATGTCATTGAAATACCAACGACAAGCATAATTAATGTTGTATAA
- a CDS encoding uncharacterized protein (Ortholog of C. parapsilosis CDC317 : CPAR2_400095, C. dubliniensis CD36 : Cd36_42560, Candida tenuis NRRL Y-1498 : CANTEDRAFT_113280 and Lodderomyces elongisporus NRLL YB-4239 : LELG_04166) has product MLCHFSSLHYPHTSMPTQRTSRPATHEQISKSRVVNASILTFLTVLIFLILLYHFIWAVQVMMYQPYGNLLNNIVYGPGTLIANAGLSSKLIKYINTKLVEDKIEADYKKYI; this is encoded by the coding sequence ATGCTCTGTCATTTCTCATCCTTACATTACCCACACACATCCATGCCAACACAAAGAACTTCCCGACCAGCTACCCACGAACAGATCTCCAAGTCCAGAGTGGTGAATGCGTCGATCTTGACATTTTTGACCGTGCTCATTTTCCTCATATTGTTGTATCATTTCATATGGGCTGTGCAGGTGATGATGTACCAACCATATGGTAATCTTCTCAATAACATAGTCTACGGACCAGGGACTTTGATTGCCAATGCAGGACTAAGCTcgaaattgattaaatacATTAACACAAAGTTGGTCGAAGATAAAATAGAGGCAGACTACAAGAAGTATATATAG
- a CDS encoding uncharacterized protein (Ortholog(s) have 5'-flap endonuclease activity), translating into MATEYGDDDGGLYFHSTQMQSIHESLQQEENQRLYLQTSIKKLESFKHVNNDSSNNSNSGAVSVVQIKKKAATKKRKLMARKPNVKKPKSSSEAVRQAFEKDKFAYFTNNQAKIDDFLPGKSTSTEPSTSNQGSLISSDEWNYIKQIYLQKPTKNKTTLKSIRKRIKQYENSGTGMWEIAALNVDVSLNDEDIQHLYALDEEQMVSDDNSSTEDDTDPTQNDGLILTLSQNCSTQRDICHHEKDDQKYILIDSSICETYQQDKSLQRHSQKDSDNGNTIPDQNSAITIGEMESTAAHEVEEIFSTPSYVPSNKLNADQDRSDESESSIIMLADNIVSTQPDIVESISDSESEIEIIERPRLQVLRSVYENGTSTNQTRQELTMPKCLENNKISENEEYESEVVESDSTPIITPVVTPTKKPHIFPTNEPAIPIALRSTPNKIKNNVDRIFGSPSPIKLVLESPLKKHINIEFSDSESIYSTAVSQFGTPKQTTSFSPEVLTQKVGSPPLDACSDSGPTGVVSSMPYKKPHSTKRLRTTTLEISAALRVKNYTDPKNNITVKKFGEEIKREFIDLDNEIPDSESSDDDTGFSIIEITRQVEECKEPANDDYSEEQSTDLFQIGLKNKQETGNTSHMQVPSSPELQFENAGNTFLNSSLVEEDEFTKLKATELRERFKDWGLKPVQRKDKMLEILQGISDFISPESLLALKGFDLQQCVFDKLELLIKQDQFWYDRILTFEPIRLEELKQWLNSHNHHLELDILRLYCDRNCITTTNT; encoded by the coding sequence ATGGCAACTGAGTACGGTGACGATGATGGCGGATTGTATTTTCATTCCACCCAAATGCAATCTATACACGAATCActacaacaagaagaaaaccaACGACTATATTTACAAACTTCCATCAAAAAACTAGAAAGTTTCAAACACGTCAATAACGATTCatcaaacaattcaaattcaggTGCAGTTTCAGTAGTtcaaattaagaaaaaggCAGCCACCAAGAAACGTAAACTAATGGCACGTAAGCCAAATGTGAAAAAACCAAAGTCCCTGAGTGAAGCTGTTAGACAAGcgtttgaaaaagataaatttgCTTACTTTACAAATAATCAAGCCAAAATTGACGATTTTCTACCAGGcaaatcaacatcaaccGAACCCAGTACAAGCAACCAAGGATCACTAATAAGTTCGGACGAGTGGAACTACATCAAACAAATCTATTTACAAAAACCAACCAAGAATAAGACTACTTTGAAAAGTATAAGAAAGAGAATAAAGCAATATGAAAATAGTGGTACTGGGATGTGGGAAATAGCAGCATTGAATGTGGATGTTTCACTAAACGATGAGGATATTCAACACTTGTATGCCTTGGACGAAGAACAGATGGTTTCTGACGACAATTCATCTACTGAAGACGACACCGATCCAACTCAGAATGACGGGTTGATATTAACTCTATCACAAAATTGTTCTACTCAACGCGACATATGTCATCACGAAAAAGATGATCAAAAATACATTCTAATTGATTCTTCGATTTGTGAAACCTATCAGCAAGATAAAAGTCTTCAACGTCATAGCCAGAAAGATTCAGATAATGGAAACACTATTCCGGATCAAAACTCGGCAATAACAATAGGCGAAATGGAATCAACTGCTGCCCATGAAGTGGAAGAAATATTTAGTACCCCTTCTTATGTCCCTtccaataaattgaatgcTGATCAAGATAGATCCGATGAATCAGAATCCTCAATTATAATGTTAGCAGATAATATTGTATCAACTCAGCCTGACATCGTTGAGTCTATACTGGATTCTGAGtctgaaattgaaatcattgaaaGACCACGTTTGCAGGTACTACGGTCCGTTTATGAGAATGGTACTTCTACAAATCAAACTAGACAAGAATTAACAATGCCTAAATGTCttgaaaataacaaaatatcagaaaatgaagaatatGAGTCAGAAGTAGTAGAAAGCGATTCGACACCAATAATAACCCCTGTTGTAACACCTACAAAGAAACCCCACATTTTTCCAACGAATGAACCCGCCATACCAATAGCATTGAGAAGCACACcgaataaaataaaaaataacgTGGATAGAATTTTTGGCAGTCCTTCACCAATAAAATTGGTACTAGAAAGCCCCCTCAAAAAGCACATAAATATCGAATTTTCCGATAGTGAATCCATTTATTCAACAGCAGTATCACAGTTTGGCACaccaaaacaaacaacGTCTTTTCTGCCAGAAGTTTTAACTCAGAAAGTCGGATCACCACCACTTGATGCTTGTAGTGATTCTGGGCCTACAGGCGTTGTTTCTTCCATGCCTTATAAGAAACCTCATTCAACTAAAAGGTTGAGAACAACAACTTTGGAAATATCTGCCGCCTTAAGAGTGAAAAATTACACTGATCCTAAAAATAACATAACTGTGAAAAAGTTTGGTGAAGAAATAAAGAGAGAATTCATTGATCTAGATAATGAGATTCCCGATTCAGAAAGCCTGGATGATGATACTGGTTTCAGTATAATTGAGATTACGAGACAAGTGGAAGAATGTAAAGAACCTGCTAATGATGATTACTCCGAGGAACAAAGTACagatttgtttcaaattggtttgaaaaataaacagGAAACTGGTAATACTTCCCACATGCAGGTACCATCCAGTCCAGAATTGCAATTCGAAAATGCCGGTAATacatttttgaattcttcTTTGGTTGAAGAGGATGAATTCACAAAACTTAAGGCAACCGAATTGCGAGAGAGGTTTAAGGATTGGGGATTAAAACCAGtacaaagaaaagataAAATGCTTGAAATACTACAGGGAATATCGGACTTTATATCCCCAGAATCTTTATTAGCATTAAAAGGATTTGATTTGCAACAATGTGTATTCGACAAACTTGAGTTACTAATAAAACAGGATCAGTTTTGGTATGATCGAATATTGACATTTGAACCCATTAGATTAGAGGAATTAAAGCAGTGGTTAAACTctcataatcatcatctaGAGTTGGATATATTGCGTTTATATTGTGACAGAAACTGCATTACGACAACAAATACATAA
- a CDS encoding uncharacterized protein (Ortholog(s) have histone binding activity, role in DNA replication-dependent nucleosome assembly and CAF-1 complex, chromosome, centromeric region, nucleus localization), with translation MASQLEIIDLTNETTDLSELSTTQTEPIRTKRVASSTVEVNNEEDLSPTKKYKTDSKSNSAEVNQNKSTEEKSLSKKELEKAEKEKQKQEEKLRKEQEKLEKKRKQEEERELKRKRLEEEKELKKQKQEEERRAKELKKEEERLQKEKEKQEKERLRLEKKQKLEEQRLAKEAEKKRLEEEKRKIEEAKERSQMKISSFFQIGQKRKEKKVSLDSSETDATKATPKSFYETEFLPFFVQKNVSLMSIDNQDISGFKSILDDFINGKLQKESSFKSYLSKFTKSSPSTTNDITPEEIINALNSPTTTENQVYQLIQDLPPIKYISFYENSKPPYIGTYCSLAHQKCRDAIIQNPLDNEITGLDYGYDSDLEWNKEDEEGEDIENEDDEDDDDSVMGDEDDEEFVEDDPQSNKKKFITLTVINKWNNEENSQDFQSFATVKLVDIAGAIDPFHNYWATQNEPQVQEISSTQDSTKPVANILINKTTPTVGTSSSPNILIAQKKTIKDSSVLADLIKFVENNNDFTIGTLVELSKKEFKDFTKALIKNTIQEIAVYDKKSSKWEIKAEMKEKYCS, from the coding sequence ATGGCGTCACAGCtagaaattattgatttgactAATGAAACCACTGATTTATCTGAGTTATCTACTACTCAGACTGAACCAATTCGTACTAAAAGAGTCGCCAGTCTGACGGTGGAAGTCAacaatgaagaagatttatcaccaacaaaaaagtaCAAAACAGACTCCAAGTCGAATTCTGCTGAGGTAAATCAGAATAAATCAACAGAAGAGAAATCCTTGtctaaaaaagaattagaaaaagcagaaaaggaaaaacaaaaacaagagGAAAAGCTTCGtaaagaacaagaaaagcttgagaagaaaagaaagcaagaagaagaaagggAATTAAAGAGAAAACGACtcgaagaagaaaaagaattgaaaaagcaaaaacaagaagaagaaagaagggCAAAAGAGCTTAAAAAGGAGGAAGAAAGACTTcaaaaggaaaaggaaaagcaagagaaagaaaggcTAAGattagaaaagaaacaaaagttGGAGGAACAAAGATTGGCCAAGGAAGCAGAAAAGAAACGACTTGAAGAGGAGAAGAGAAAGATCGAAGAAGCCAAAGAAAGAAGTCAAATGAAAATCTCTagtttttttcaaattggacAGAAACGTAAAGAGAAAAAAGTATCATTGGACTCATCTGAAACAGATGCTACTAAAGCTACCCCTAAATCGTTTTATGAAACTGAGTTTTTACCATTCTTTGTTCAAAAGAATGTAAGCTTGATGAGTATTGACAACCAGGATATCCTGGGATTCAAGAGTATTCTTGACGACTTTATAAATGGAAAATTGCAGAAAGAGCTGTCTTTCAAATCATATCTTAGTAAATTCACAAAATCTTCTCCTTCAACTACCAACGACATCACACCCGAAGAGATCATTAATGCCCTAAACTCACCCACAACAACTGAAAACCaagtttatcaattaattcaagaTCTACCTCCTATCAAGTATATTAGTTTTTATGAAAACTCAAAGCCTCCATATATTGGGACTTATTGTTCGTTGGCTCATCAAAAATGCCGTGACGctataattcaaaatccaCTTGATAATGAGATAACTGGTCTAGATTATGGCTATGATTCAGATTTAGAATGGAATAAGGAGGATGAAGAAGGTGAAGATAtagaaaatgaagatgacgaagatgatgacgatTCAGTTATGGGagatgaagatgacgaGGAATTTGTGGAAGATGATCCTCAAAgcaataaaaagaaattcatTACCTTAACAGTGATTAACAAATGGAACAATGAAGAAAACAGTCAAGATTTCCAAAGTTTTGCTACTGTTAAATTAGTAGATATAGCTGGAGCAATAGATCCCTTCCATAATTATTGGGCTACTCAAAATGAACCACAAGTTCAGGAAATTTCATCGACTCAGGATTCAACGAAACCTGTTGCtaatattttaataaacaaaacaacTCCTACTGTGGGTACATCTTCTAGTCCGAATATATTGATTGctcaaaagaaaactatCAAAGATTCTCTGGTTTTGGctgatttaataaaatttgtggaaaataataatgattttacTATTGGTACATTGGTGGAACTATCTAAGAAAGAGTTTAAAGATTTTACTAAGGCATTGATtaaaaatacaatacaaGAGATTGCAGTTTACGACAAAAAGTCAAGCAAATGGGAAATAAAAGCTGAAATGAAAGAGAAATATTGTTCATAG
- the SUL2 gene encoding sulfate permease (Putative sulfate transporter; transcript negatively regulated by Sfu1; amphotericin B induced; F-12/CO2 and Spider biofilm induced): MTGVLEVVKSITSNEGFVSEVPHLYGGEEHHKVKSHEFDSNSINNTNYNSNVFVPAYDEREVTVKEWFQYIFANPLKMIADYLISLFPILKWILHYNIRWLYGDLVAGITVGVVLVPQSMSYAQLAGLEAQYGLYSSFVGVFIYSFFATSKDVSIGPVAVMSLQVSKVIAHVQDKFGDKYAAPEIATFLSLICGGIALGIGLLRLGFILEFISIPAVMGFMTGSAFNIITGQVPGLMGYNSKVNTRDSTYLVVVNTLKHLPDSTVDAAFGLIPLFILYLWKFSTDYAQKRYPRHKMYFFYFQQLRNAIVIIVATAISWGIVHPKKVAFNGPSSKFKPPIKTIGDVPSGLRHVGVMSIPDGIISAMASEIPVSTVILLLEHIAISKSFGRINDYKVVPDQEVIAIGVNNLIGTFFNAYPATGSFSRSALKAKCGVRTPLAGIFTGAVVLLALYALTKAFYYIPKATLSAVIIHAVSDLIANYKITWSFWKMSPIDCGIFLIAVILTVFVTIEAGIYFAIAASVVVLLVRVAIPHGQFLGKIQIAEVVNPIIEQTGSHDEHNASASDGTSYSSDLEIHQVLSEGTNYKSTDEAGKLKAKEDIKPVEGVTTSALQRNNPQVKFHTRWVPLNNENINAGIKVQPPPPGVLVFKPVETFTYPNASRQVDKVSDEAKRLTRRGKPFDYSKIGSRPWNDPGPLRWNLPWSKKEKVEEKVEDNRPILRIVHFDFSTVASIDVTAIQALVDLRKALNAYADREVEFHFSGILSPWIRRGLLNAGFGTYEDGLLSTNNYVNIAAGYKDLEDHVDEPYYAATGTNTPFFHLDIPNYS; encoded by the coding sequence ATGACAGGCGTGCTTGAAGTGGTCAAATCCATAACATCGAACGAAGGATTTGTATCTGAAGTTCCTCATTTATATGGAGGGGAAGAACATCATAAAGTCAAATCACATGAATTCGATTCAAACAGTATAAATAATACCAATTACAATAGCAATGTTTTTGTTCCAGCATACGATGAAAGAGAAGTTACTGTAAAAGAATGGTTTCAATATATCTTTGCTAACCCACTAAAAATGATAGCTGATTATCTTATTTCATTGTTTCCAATTCTTAAATGGATTTTGCATTACAATATTAGATGGTTATATGGTGACTTGGTTGCTGGTATTACTGTGGGAGTTGTTTTAGTGCCTCAATCTATGTCATATGCCCAATTAGCTGGGTTAGAAGCTCAATATGGTTTATATTCTTCCTTTGTCGgtgttttcatttattcatttttcgCCACCTCAAAAGATGTTTCCATCGGTCCTGTCGCTGTTATGTCCTTGCAAGTGTCTAAGGTCATTGCTCATGTACAAGATAAGTTTGGTGACAAGTATGCTGCTCCTGAAATTGCCACATTTTTGTCATTGATTTGTGGTGGTATCGCTCTTGGTATTGGTTTGTTACGTTTAGGATTCATTTTAGAATTTATTTCTATCCCAGCGGTCATGGGGTTCATGACTGGTTCTGCATTTAACATTATCACTGGTCAAGTTCCAGGGTTAATGGGTTATAACAGTAAAGTTAACACAAGAGATAGTACatatcttgttgttgtcaaCACATTGAAACACTTGCCAGACTCCACTGTTGACGCTGCCTTTGGGTTGATTCcattattcattttatACTTGTGGAAATTCCTGACTGATTATGCTCAAAAAAGATACCCAAGACACAAGATGTACTTTTTCTATTTCCAACAATTAAGAAACgctattgttattattgttgctaCAGCTATATCTTGGGGTATTGTCCATCCTAAGAAAGTTGCATTCAATGGTCCTTCCTCCAAATTCAAACCACCAATCAAGACTATTGGTGATGTTCCAAGTGGGTTGCGTCACGTTGGTGTTATGTCCATTCCTGATGGTATAATCAGTGCTATGGCCTCTGAAATTCCCGTCTCTACTGTCATTTTGTTGTTAGAACATATTGCTATATCCAAGTCATTCGGTAGAATTAATGATTATAAAGTGGTTCCAGATCAAGAAGTTATTGCTATTGGTGTCAATAACTTAATTGGTACTTTCTTCAACGCTTACCCAGCTACTGGTTCCTTCTCAAGATCTGCATTGAAAGCAAAATGTGGTGTTAGAACTCCATTGGCAGGTATTTTCACTGGTGCTGTCGTTTTGTTGGCTTTGTATGCTTTAACAAAGGCTTTCTACTACATTCCTAAAGCAACTTTATCTGCAGTTATTATTCATGCTGTTTCAGATTTGATTGcaaattacaaaatcaCTTGGTCATTCTGGAAGATGAGTCCAATCGACTGTGGTATCTTTTTAATTGCTGTTATCTTGACTGTTTTCGTTACCATTGAAGCTGGTATTTACTTTGCTATTGCTGcttctgttgttgtattgTTGGTGAGAGTTGCTATTCCACATGGTCAATTCTTGGGTAAAATCCAAATTGCCGAAGTTGTTAACCCAATCATTGAACAAACAGGCTCTCATGATGAACACAATGCTTCTGCATCTGATGGTACTAGCTACTCTAGTGATTTGGAAATTCATCAAGTTTTATCTGAAGGTACTAACTACAAGTCAACTGATGAAGCTGGTAAATTGAAAGCTAAAGAAGATATAAAACCAGTTGAAGGTGTGACTACTTCTGCTTTACAGAGAAATAATCCACAAGTGAAATTCCATACACGTTGGGTGCCATTAAATAACGAGAATATCAATGCTGGTATCAAAGTTCAACCTCCACCTCCAGGTGTTTTGGTATTCAAACCTGTTGAAACCTTTACATATCCTAATGCATCTAGACAAGTTGATAAAGTTTCTGATGAAGCAAAAAGATTAACCAGAAGAGGGAAACCGTTTGACTATTCTAAAATTGGGTCAAGACCTTGGAATGATCCAGGCCCATTGAGATGGAACTTGCCATGGtccaagaaagaaaaagtcgaagaaaaagttgaagaTAACCGTCCTATTTTGCGTATAGTGCATTTCGATTTTTCCACTGTTGCTTCTATTGATGTAACTGCTATACAGGCATTAGTTGATTTAAGAAAAGCTTTAAATGCTTATGCTGATCGTGAAGTTGAATTCCATTTCTCAGGTATTTTAAGTCCTTGGATTAGAAGAGGTTTGTTGAATGCCGGATTTGGTACATATGAAGATGGTTTGCTTTCTACTAATAACTATGTCAATATTGCTGCTGGATACAAAGATTTGGAAGATCACGTTGATGAACCGTATTACGCTGCTACTGGTACAAATACTCCATTTTTCCATTTAGATATACCAAACTACTCATGA